The Candidatus Eisenbacteria bacterium genome includes a window with the following:
- a CDS encoding SpoIIE family protein phosphatase: MAMEKRIFISLKWIFAISVGALLSVLTLASGRIIIEKEREVLEAETQRRLLAQCRNLASLSSSPLLDEFPEFVLHPLLKDILEENAELAHAVVVDREGRIRGDADLRRIDQPFEDRPGLSLLAVDLPKESRETFRHDEEILKVSVPVLYRDGALLGTVHLGMRKDHVRRAIADAQKNTFQVVLGALAIGLVFTIFLTSRIVRPINQLTRGTEEIGRGNLDYRIEVKSRTEVGRLARTFNEMTARLKEAQKAMIERERLNRDLEIAHEIEEKLLPRPNLEVPGYDVAGFHRSARVVGGDYYDLIPIDEEHVGITVADVAGKGIPGLVVMAMTSALLRSHAPRYRSPAEMLTVLNAMLLPNMRRGMFITMFYGILHLPTGRFVFAGAGHNPLVHFRADTGLQSLVGTKGIPLGLYSEGRFAERIANQSIVLQPGDGFLQYTDGVSEATNPALEEFGIDGLLSVARRECGHGSREIVEAILEEVRRFSEGAPAADDLTILAVKRAGGARARARAAREGASSR; the protein is encoded by the coding sequence ATGGCGATGGAAAAGCGAATCTTCATCAGCCTGAAGTGGATCTTCGCGATCTCGGTGGGCGCGCTCCTCTCGGTGCTCACGCTCGCTTCGGGACGGATCATCATCGAGAAGGAGCGCGAGGTTCTCGAGGCGGAAACGCAGCGAAGGCTTCTCGCGCAGTGCCGGAACCTCGCCTCGCTCAGCTCCTCTCCGCTTCTCGACGAGTTCCCCGAGTTCGTCCTCCACCCTTTGCTCAAGGACATCCTCGAGGAGAACGCGGAGCTCGCCCACGCGGTCGTGGTCGACCGGGAGGGCCGGATTCGGGGCGACGCGGACCTTCGGAGGATCGATCAGCCCTTCGAGGATCGCCCGGGGCTTTCCCTCCTCGCCGTCGATCTTCCGAAAGAGAGCCGCGAGACCTTCCGGCACGACGAGGAGATCCTCAAGGTGTCGGTTCCCGTTCTCTATCGCGACGGAGCCCTCCTCGGCACGGTCCACCTCGGCATGCGGAAAGACCACGTCCGCCGGGCGATCGCGGACGCGCAGAAGAACACGTTCCAGGTCGTTCTCGGCGCGCTCGCGATCGGACTTGTCTTCACGATCTTTCTTACATCAAGAATTGTTCGGCCGATCAACCAGCTGACCCGGGGAACGGAGGAGATCGGGCGCGGGAATCTCGATTACCGAATCGAGGTGAAGAGCCGCACGGAGGTCGGCCGCCTGGCCCGAACGTTCAACGAGATGACGGCGCGCCTCAAGGAAGCGCAGAAGGCGATGATCGAGAGGGAGCGCTTGAACCGCGATCTCGAGATCGCTCACGAGATCGAGGAGAAGCTCCTCCCGCGCCCGAACCTCGAGGTCCCCGGGTACGACGTCGCCGGATTCCATCGGTCGGCGCGCGTCGTGGGAGGGGACTACTACGACCTCATTCCGATCGACGAGGAGCATGTCGGCATCACCGTGGCGGACGTGGCGGGGAAGGGGATCCCGGGGCTCGTCGTGATGGCGATGACGAGCGCGCTTCTTCGGTCGCATGCGCCTCGCTATCGCTCCCCGGCGGAAATGCTCACGGTCCTCAACGCGATGCTCCTGCCGAACATGCGCCGCGGGATGTTCATCACGATGTTCTACGGGATCCTCCACCTCCCGACCGGGCGGTTCGTCTTCGCGGGAGCCGGGCACAATCCGCTCGTCCACTTCCGCGCGGACACGGGGCTGCAGAGCCTCGTTGGAACGAAGGGAATCCCGCTCGGGCTTTACTCCGAGGGGCGCTTCGCGGAGAGGATCGCGAACCAGAGCATCGTTCTTCAGCCGGGGGACGGGTTTCTCCAGTACACCGACGGCGTCAGCGAGGCGACGAACCCCGCTCTCGAGGAGTTCGGCATCGACGGCCTCCTCTCGGTCGCGCGGAGGGAGTGCGGCCACGGATCCCGAGAGATCGTCGAGGCGATTCTCGAGGAGGTGCGGCGCTTCTCGGAGGGCGCTCCGGCGGCGGACGACCTCACGATCCTCGCGGTGAAACGGGCCGGCGGGGCGCGAGCCCGCGCCAGAGCGGCCCGGGAAGGCGCATCAAGCCGATGA
- a CDS encoding ATP-binding protein gives MACSAEISGRRRIRACGGLDPLARSSEDSWYQLEIPARIDSVGPLCAFLTVLCERHGLSTEEARCVEISAYETCLNIIEHAYGFDRSGRITVRVRFAENRVVLAFSDKGRGVDPGRIPPPDVADPRVRLRGRGFGLEIIRNSVDRMRYRKTSRGENTLLLVKLLPGRGTSNAAPGSTDWREGGEA, from the coding sequence ATGGCTTGCTCGGCCGAAATCAGCGGGCGGAGGAGGATCCGTGCCTGCGGCGGCTTGGATCCGCTCGCCCGCTCGAGCGAGGACTCTTGGTATCAGCTCGAGATTCCGGCGCGCATCGACTCGGTAGGGCCGCTCTGCGCGTTTCTTACGGTCCTTTGCGAGCGGCACGGGCTCTCGACGGAGGAGGCGCGCTGCGTCGAGATCTCGGCGTACGAGACGTGTCTCAACATCATCGAGCATGCCTACGGCTTCGACCGAAGCGGACGGATCACGGTCCGAGTCCGGTTCGCGGAGAATCGCGTCGTCCTGGCTTTCTCCGACAAGGGAAGGGGCGTGGATCCGGGGCGGATTCCGCCTCCCGACGTCGCGGATCCCCGGGTGCGCCTCAGAGGGCGCGGGTTCGGACTCGAGATCATCCGGAACTCCGTCGACCGGATGCGCTACAGGAAGACATCCCGAGGAGAGAACACCTTGCTGCTCGTCAAACTCCTCCCCGGACGAGGAACGAGCAACGCGGCGCCCGGCTCGACCGATTGGCGCGAGGGGGGCGAAGCATGA
- a CDS encoding STAS domain-containing protein, which translates to MNQTNTSFEVRARIAREEPGIVELALEGRLDAEALPEVLLRIEEAREKGCVRFLVALDQVTFIGSAGIGVFLSLVEEMKNEGGGVVFLGVAPSIQRIFEVLNVLEFLMIREDREEAIRLLLSPESISTP; encoded by the coding sequence ATGAACCAGACGAACACTTCGTTTGAGGTCCGGGCGCGGATCGCGCGCGAGGAGCCGGGAATCGTCGAGCTCGCGCTCGAAGGGCGTCTCGACGCCGAGGCGCTTCCGGAAGTTCTCCTTCGGATCGAGGAGGCGAGGGAGAAAGGCTGCGTGCGCTTTCTCGTCGCGCTCGATCAGGTGACGTTCATCGGTTCGGCCGGGATCGGGGTCTTCCTTTCCCTCGTCGAGGAGATGAAGAACGAAGGCGGAGGAGTCGTCTTTCTCGGCGTGGCTCCTTCCATTCAGAGGATCTTCGAGGTGCTGAACGTTCTGGAGTTCCTCATGATCCGCGAGGACCGAGAAGAGGCGATCCGGCTTCTTCTTTCTCCGGAGAGCATCTCGACACCCTGA
- a CDS encoding HAMP domain-containing histidine kinase, translating into MAETEYLDFLGEENPTALRKHILGLETLLDLTRSLMVIQDRRTLDGFLLLTAMGLLSVSRAILLAPDGSEDRFHLHVRGLREKEIRSALGLRPSGVFARRMRVASGIVEVRADGLSKRESGDIELLRSNGIRYAVPIRVKDRLNGILLLGERVHGEKLSPFENRMLRSILDIAGVVMDNTELYDDLRSANRAMEAQNERLKELDRLKTEFLSNVGHELRTPITSVIGFAECLRYPEIDEATRMEFAGHILEQGQRLSNLIDQVLDLSEITEQTLRVEPREADLNELVREVADSLRREIEAKNLSIELDLSPDLPPSRFDPKRTKRVVRNLLDNAIKFSHAKGRVRISSEVMDGTVALRVSDEGVGIPQGSLDSIFDSFRQVDGSETRVHGGAGVGLALVKEIMESQNGSVSVESTPGKGSTFTIQLPRSEENQIPETPPAR; encoded by the coding sequence ATGGCGGAGACGGAGTATCTAGACTTTCTCGGCGAGGAGAACCCGACGGCTCTCCGGAAGCACATCCTCGGTCTCGAGACGCTCCTCGATCTCACGCGTTCCCTCATGGTCATCCAGGACCGGCGAACGCTCGACGGTTTTCTTCTCCTCACCGCGATGGGGCTTCTCTCAGTCTCCCGCGCGATCCTTCTCGCGCCCGATGGAAGCGAAGACCGCTTCCATCTTCACGTGCGCGGGCTCCGCGAGAAGGAGATCCGGAGCGCGCTCGGCCTCCGGCCCTCGGGCGTCTTCGCGCGGAGGATGCGGGTCGCCTCGGGGATCGTCGAGGTCCGCGCGGACGGCCTCTCCAAGAGGGAAAGCGGGGATATCGAGCTCCTGCGGTCGAACGGGATCCGCTACGCCGTGCCGATTCGGGTGAAGGACCGGCTGAACGGGATCCTCCTTCTCGGGGAGCGGGTGCACGGAGAGAAGCTCTCCCCCTTCGAGAACCGGATGCTTCGCTCGATCCTCGACATCGCGGGCGTCGTGATGGACAACACGGAGCTCTACGACGACCTCCGGAGCGCCAATCGCGCGATGGAAGCGCAGAACGAGCGCCTGAAGGAGCTGGACCGGCTGAAGACCGAGTTCCTTTCCAATGTTGGGCACGAGCTTCGAACGCCGATCACGAGCGTGATCGGCTTCGCCGAATGCCTCCGCTATCCCGAGATCGACGAGGCGACCCGCATGGAGTTCGCGGGGCACATTCTCGAGCAGGGCCAGCGTCTTTCCAACCTCATCGATCAAGTCCTCGATCTTTCGGAGATCACGGAGCAGACGCTCCGCGTCGAGCCGCGGGAAGCGGACCTGAACGAGCTCGTGCGGGAGGTGGCCGATTCGCTCCGGCGGGAGATCGAGGCGAAGAACCTCTCGATCGAGCTCGATCTCTCCCCCGACCTTCCTCCTTCTCGATTCGACCCGAAGCGGACGAAGCGGGTCGTGAGGAACCTTCTCGACAACGCGATCAAGTTCTCCCACGCGAAGGGAAGAGTCCGGATCTCGAGCGAGGTCATGGACGGCACGGTCGCTCTTCGCGTGAGCGACGAAGGGGTGGGTATCCCTCAGGGGTCGCTCGACTCGATCTTCGACTCCTTCCGCCAGGTCGACGGCTCGGAGACTCGCGTCCATGGAGGCGCGGGAGTCGGCCTCGCCCTCGTCAAGGAGATCATGGAGAGCCAGAACGGATCCGTCTCGGTCGAATCGACGCCCGGCAAGGGGAGCACCTTCACGATCCAGCTCCCGCGAAGCGAAGAGAACCAGATCCCCGAGACGCCGCCCGCTCGTTGA
- a CDS encoding polymer-forming cytoskeletal protein: MASIIAEGCMFNGTINVNGGIRIDGQFEGKLIVSETLVIGKTGKVRAEVETKQATIAGNLNGEVNAKEGVKLQTGSRFEGNIYTKNLVIEEGVYFDGGCWRSRENRPKQVPSAAPRVEPGVPQAKPANVTP, translated from the coding sequence GTGGCATCGATCATCGCCGAGGGGTGCATGTTCAACGGGACGATCAACGTGAACGGCGGCATCCGAATCGACGGTCAGTTCGAGGGGAAGTTGATCGTCTCGGAAACGCTCGTGATCGGGAAGACCGGGAAGGTTCGGGCGGAGGTGGAGACGAAGCAGGCGACGATCGCCGGCAATCTGAACGGCGAGGTCAACGCCAAGGAAGGCGTGAAGCTTCAGACCGGTTCGCGCTTCGAGGGAAACATCTACACGAAGAACCTCGTGATCGAGGAAGGCGTCTACTTCGACGGCGGGTGCTGGCGTTCCCGCGAGAACCGGCCGAAGCAGGTCCCCTCCGCGGCGCCGAGGGTCGAGCCGGGTGTCCCGCAGGCGAAACCCGCGAACGTGACCCCCTAA
- a CDS encoding sulfatase: MKRIPRRDEAADRFRGGIASVLLVGFAAGILAGLSRVAANRYPDAGLSNLAIAAFTAELNRVFFLSAAIGIPAVFLIYVLYRIAPRSFPRTTAVLFLLVSLLAVSRTDFYRGPASASEWSVLLLARRTVLLLCCLAAARLLRETFPFFRALRALSSLRIPLLLLFLLAAVNSGAVINHMKNMPRGSNVILITFDSIRADHLGFSGYERPTSPTLDRIASEAVVFGSAFTTCPESPQALASVLTGRWPRAHGVRRMWDLLGEAQVSLAEILSDKGYVAGAFVSLPGPKGKSGFEQGFDRFFLAEAHESERITGEAIRWIDSERKRPILAWVHYADASMPYEPSASGSAFAAPYGPDASREGFRYEPARACRVFGHERLAVDDSARAVSLYDGEIRRVDEEIGRLLGHLERTDRIHDTAILLAGTHGESLGEHEYFFSHGDFLFDTCLRVPMILRAANLPSRVVPTQTRLVDLLPTLLDVLHLPIPADVDGRSLLGTVERPDGFPDLPVFAESEVSLFPAINRRRPIPGIEGKLEAVRERGWKLILYPTNIGVRAELYDLSADPGETVDRAADSPEVAAALRATLEEWKAGSPAASARRESPPPDWVFAVGDPPAIP, from the coding sequence ATGAAGCGCATTCCCCGAAGAGACGAGGCCGCCGACCGCTTCCGGGGGGGGATCGCCTCGGTTCTTCTCGTCGGCTTCGCGGCGGGGATCCTCGCGGGCCTCTCGAGAGTTGCGGCGAACCGGTACCCCGACGCGGGCCTCTCGAACCTCGCGATCGCCGCGTTCACCGCGGAGCTGAACCGGGTCTTCTTCCTCTCCGCGGCAATCGGCATTCCGGCGGTCTTCCTCATTTACGTTCTCTATCGGATCGCCCCGCGCTCCTTTCCCCGCACGACGGCCGTTCTCTTCCTTCTCGTTTCCCTTCTCGCGGTGAGCCGGACCGACTTCTACCGAGGACCCGCCTCCGCCTCGGAATGGAGCGTCCTTCTCCTCGCCCGCCGAACGGTTCTTCTTCTTTGCTGTCTCGCGGCGGCCCGTCTGCTCCGGGAGACGTTCCCTTTCTTCCGGGCGCTCCGCGCGCTCTCGTCGCTTCGCATCCCGCTCCTCCTCCTTTTCCTCCTCGCCGCGGTGAACAGCGGGGCGGTCATCAACCACATGAAGAACATGCCGCGAGGCTCGAACGTGATCCTGATCACCTTCGATTCGATCCGCGCGGATCATCTCGGTTTCTCCGGTTACGAACGCCCGACGAGCCCGACTCTCGATCGGATCGCATCCGAAGCGGTCGTCTTCGGCTCCGCCTTCACGACCTGCCCCGAGAGCCCGCAGGCTCTCGCATCCGTCCTGACGGGACGCTGGCCGCGCGCCCACGGCGTCCGCCGCATGTGGGACCTGCTCGGGGAAGCCCAGGTCTCTCTCGCGGAGATTCTCTCCGACAAGGGATACGTCGCGGGGGCGTTCGTCTCCCTGCCCGGGCCGAAAGGGAAAAGCGGATTCGAACAGGGCTTCGACCGTTTCTTCCTAGCTGAAGCTCATGAATCCGAACGAATCACCGGCGAAGCGATTCGATGGATCGACTCGGAGAGGAAACGACCGATCCTCGCGTGGGTCCATTACGCGGACGCAAGCATGCCGTACGAACCATCCGCGTCGGGGAGCGCGTTCGCCGCCCCGTACGGACCGGACGCGTCCCGGGAGGGCTTCCGCTACGAACCCGCGCGGGCCTGCCGCGTGTTCGGCCATGAGAGGCTCGCCGTGGACGACAGCGCGCGGGCGGTCTCTCTCTACGACGGAGAGATCCGCCGCGTGGACGAGGAGATCGGCCGGCTCCTCGGGCATCTCGAACGGACCGATCGGATCCACGACACGGCGATCCTCCTCGCGGGGACGCACGGGGAGAGCCTCGGCGAGCACGAGTACTTCTTCTCCCATGGGGATTTCCTCTTCGACACGTGCCTGCGCGTCCCGATGATCCTCCGCGCGGCCAACCTCCCCTCGCGCGTCGTCCCGACCCAGACGCGGCTCGTCGATCTCCTCCCCACCCTCCTCGACGTCCTTCACCTCCCGATTCCGGCGGACGTCGACGGGCGATCCCTGCTCGGAACGGTCGAGCGGCCGGACGGCTTCCCGGACCTTCCGGTCTTCGCCGAATCGGAGGTCTCTCTCTTCCCGGCCATCAACAGAAGGCGGCCGATCCCGGGGATCGAGGGGAAGCTCGAAGCGGTGCGCGAGCGAGGGTGGAAGCTGATCCTTTATCCGACAAACATCGGGGTCCGCGCGGAGCTCTACGACCTTTCGGCGGATCCGGGGGAGACGGTCGACCGCGCGGCCGATTCCCCGGAAGTCGCGGCCGCGCTTCGCGCGACGCTCGAAGAATGGAAGGCGGGCTCCCCGGCGGCTTCCGCCCGAAGAGAGAGCCCGCCCCCCGATTGGGTCTTCGCCGTCGGCGACCCGCCGGCTATCCCTTGA
- a CDS encoding electron transfer flavoprotein subunit alpha/FixB family protein encodes MSQSIWVVAERVPSGVSRTTKELLGKASALAGGDASRVEAVVLGPADDALLAPLAGAGAGRVLVLDDARLAPCRPESHAAALAALARERKPEAILIVGSLNGRELGAALATDLEGGVVQECTELSVEGGLYVGRRGVFGGNLAADVENRSAGPKVFTVRPKAFPLPEERAASPAIERIAPSIDEKDLRAKIIELVAEAGKTVNLDEADVIVAAGRGVGGPEGFRVVQELADVLGGAVGASRAVVDAGWIAYPHQIGQTGKTVKPKLYFACGISGAIQHLAGMRTADTIVAVNKDANAPIFKVAHYGLVGDMFQIVPLLTEGFRKALKG; translated from the coding sequence ATGTCGCAATCGATTTGGGTCGTCGCGGAGCGCGTCCCGTCCGGGGTTTCGCGCACCACGAAGGAACTGCTGGGGAAGGCATCGGCTCTCGCCGGAGGAGACGCGAGCCGCGTGGAGGCGGTCGTCCTCGGGCCGGCGGACGACGCGCTTCTGGCCCCGCTCGCCGGCGCGGGCGCGGGCCGGGTTCTCGTCCTCGACGACGCCCGGCTCGCTCCCTGCCGTCCGGAGAGCCACGCGGCCGCGCTCGCGGCCCTCGCTCGGGAGAGAAAGCCGGAGGCGATCCTCATCGTCGGCTCGTTGAACGGCCGCGAGCTCGGCGCGGCCCTCGCGACCGATCTCGAGGGAGGGGTCGTCCAGGAGTGCACGGAGCTTTCCGTCGAAGGCGGGCTCTATGTCGGGAGGCGCGGGGTCTTCGGAGGGAACCTCGCCGCGGACGTCGAGAACCGCTCGGCGGGTCCGAAGGTCTTCACGGTTCGCCCGAAGGCGTTCCCTCTTCCGGAGGAGCGCGCCGCGAGCCCGGCGATCGAGAGGATCGCTCCCTCGATCGACGAGAAGGATCTTCGGGCGAAGATCATCGAGCTCGTTGCCGAGGCAGGGAAGACGGTCAACCTCGACGAGGCGGACGTGATCGTCGCGGCGGGACGAGGGGTCGGCGGTCCGGAGGGCTTCCGCGTGGTCCAAGAGCTCGCTGACGTTCTCGGCGGCGCGGTCGGCGCCTCGCGCGCGGTCGTCGACGCCGGGTGGATCGCCTACCCGCACCAGATCGGGCAGACCGGAAAGACCGTAAAGCCGAAGCTGTATTTCGCGTGCGGCATCTCCGGCGCGATCCAGCACCTGGCGGGGATGCGAACCGCCGACACGATCGTCGCGGTCAACAAGGACGCGAACGCGCCGATCTTCAAGGTGGCGCACTATGGGCTCGTCGGAGACATGTTCCAGATCGTGCCGCTTCTGACCGAGGGGTTTCGGAAAGCGCTCAAGGGATAG
- a CDS encoding electron transfer flavoprotein subunit beta/FixA family protein, with protein sequence MKAIVCVKEVLETPEGVRVTEKGSLAARDDASFLIDPIGPYAIETALQLRDKKGGSVVVLCVGSRRAEKILKESAFAVGADEAFLLADPALDGGDPHATARALAAAVEKVGGADLVLCGDRAADDNAAVVGPALGRLLGFPVLGFVGEVIDCDPDARKIRVARALEAGKEIVESSLPAVVTVIKGIYPPRYPSLLGIRKAAKREVPVWTAADLGLDPAKTGADGSPTKVRKLTPPSPPGAVQMIPGEPEEMADALVKKILDAKIL encoded by the coding sequence ATGAAGGCCATCGTCTGCGTGAAGGAGGTGCTCGAAACGCCGGAAGGCGTTCGGGTTACGGAGAAAGGTTCCCTGGCCGCGCGGGACGACGCGAGCTTTCTGATCGACCCGATCGGTCCCTATGCGATCGAGACCGCGCTCCAGCTTCGCGATAAGAAGGGGGGGAGCGTCGTCGTGCTCTGCGTGGGGTCCCGGCGGGCCGAGAAGATCCTGAAGGAGTCGGCGTTCGCCGTCGGCGCGGACGAAGCGTTTCTCCTCGCGGATCCGGCCTTGGACGGCGGGGATCCGCATGCGACCGCGCGCGCGCTCGCGGCGGCCGTCGAGAAGGTAGGCGGCGCCGACCTCGTGCTCTGCGGCGATCGAGCCGCGGACGACAACGCGGCGGTGGTCGGCCCCGCGCTCGGGCGGCTCCTCGGGTTTCCGGTGCTCGGGTTCGTCGGCGAGGTGATCGACTGCGACCCGGACGCCCGGAAGATCCGCGTCGCTCGGGCGCTCGAGGCGGGGAAGGAGATCGTCGAGTCGTCCCTTCCCGCGGTCGTCACCGTGATCAAGGGGATCTACCCTCCGCGGTATCCGTCTCTTCTCGGGATTCGAAAGGCGGCGAAGCGTGAAGTCCCCGTGTGGACCGCCGCCGACCTCGGCCTCGATCCCGCGAAGACGGGAGCCGACGGCTCGCCGACGAAGGTTCGCAAGCTGACGCCTCCTTCTCCGCCCGGGGCGGTCCAGATGATCCCGGGCGAACCCGAGGAAATGGCGGATGCTTTGGTTAAGAAAATTCTAGACGCGAAAATTCTATAG